The following are encoded in a window of Chryseobacterium sp. genomic DNA:
- a CDS encoding YfiT family bacillithiol transferase, protein MNDMEDYRFPLGKYEPAVEISDADVDDYIRVLKDFPGRLKNVVDSWTDDMLDTPYRPGGWTVRQLINHLSDSHMNSYIRFKLALTEDNPVIKPYNEAKWAELQDSFTIDIKPALRILKGLHQRWVYELKALTNREFQRTFVHPEQQRSITLRESLAFYAWHCSHHLAHIENLKKRMNW, encoded by the coding sequence ATGAATGATATGGAAGATTACCGATTTCCCTTGGGAAAATATGAACCGGCAGTTGAGATCAGCGATGCCGATGTAGATGATTATATTCGCGTTCTCAAGGATTTTCCCGGACGCCTGAAGAATGTAGTGGACTCGTGGACAGACGATATGCTGGACACACCCTACCGTCCCGGCGGCTGGACCGTTCGCCAGCTCATCAATCATTTGTCAGACAGTCATATGAACAGTTATATCCGGTTCAAACTTGCCCTTACCGAGGATAATCCTGTAATCAAACCTTATAATGAAGCCAAATGGGCCGAGCTGCAGGACAGTTTTACGATAGACATAAAGCCTGCGCTCCGCATCCTTAAGGGCCTGCACCAGCGTTGGGTCTACGAGTTGAAGGCATTAACCAACCGTGAATTTCAGCGCACCTTTGTCCATCCGGAACAGCAGCGAAGCATTACCCTGCGCGAAAGTCTGGCATTCTATGCCTGGCACTGCAGCCATCATCTTGCCCACATAGAGAACCTGAAAAAAAGGATGAACTGGTAA
- the pncA gene encoding bifunctional nicotinamidase/pyrazinamidase — protein sequence MKKALIIVDVQNDFCEGGALAVPGAAQIIPYINLLLKDNQYEQVVLTQDWHPANHKSFASTNNRKVGEKISLNGIPQFMWPDHCVQDTHGADFHPDLDRTKVTHIIQKGKNPEFDSYSAFQDNNHFMKTGLEDFLKYHDIQLVEIAGLALDYCVKATCLDAVQAGFITCLHFHGTKAVNVKPENGRDAIYEMLERGVTVLG from the coding sequence ATGAAAAAAGCCCTGATAATTGTAGATGTACAGAATGATTTTTGTGAAGGCGGTGCGCTGGCCGTTCCGGGTGCCGCTCAAATCATCCCCTATATTAACTTACTGCTGAAAGACAATCAATATGAACAGGTGGTCCTGACCCAGGACTGGCATCCTGCCAACCATAAAAGTTTTGCCTCCACCAATAACCGTAAGGTAGGCGAAAAAATCAGTCTTAACGGTATCCCGCAGTTTATGTGGCCTGATCACTGTGTGCAGGACACACATGGTGCAGATTTCCACCCGGACCTGGACCGGACCAAAGTAACCCATATCATCCAGAAAGGCAAGAATCCTGAATTCGACAGTTACAGTGCGTTTCAGGACAATAACCACTTTATGAAAACCGGTTTGGAAGATTTCCTGAAATACCACGATATTCAGCTTGTTGAAATTGCAGGTCTGGCTTTAGATTACTGTGTAAAGGCTACATGTCTGGACGCCGTGCAGGCCGGATTCATAACCTGCCTTCATTTCCACGGCACGAAAGCGGTAAATGTTAAACCCGAGAACGGCCGCGACGCAATTTATGAGATGCTGGAAAGGGGTGTCACCGTGCTTGGTTAA
- a CDS encoding dihydrofolate reductase family protein translates to MRKTVTVINFTLDGVSDHSAGLADSELHEHYTQLLRESDVILYGHTTYELMEYWREVLQNPVADPSMNRFAQAINQIPKVVFSRTVKEFADRWNSARISSQKLEDEVKFLKQSAGKSILVGSPDLIIQLLNLNLIDEYQFCIHPVLTAGGTRLFDGIRQRIRMNLLRTKTFKNGAVILYYEPVNQAR, encoded by the coding sequence ATGAGAAAAACAGTTACGGTTATTAACTTTACCCTTGATGGTGTCAGTGATCATTCCGCCGGCCTTGCGGACAGTGAACTTCATGAGCATTATACCCAACTCCTGCGTGAATCAGACGTCATACTCTATGGCCATACTACCTACGAGCTGATGGAATATTGGCGTGAAGTGCTGCAAAATCCGGTTGCCGACCCTTCCATGAACCGCTTTGCGCAGGCGATTAACCAGATTCCAAAAGTGGTGTTTTCGCGAACTGTTAAAGAATTTGCTGACAGGTGGAATTCTGCCCGGATTTCATCGCAGAAACTGGAAGATGAAGTTAAATTTTTGAAGCAGTCTGCCGGCAAAAGTATTCTGGTGGGCAGTCCGGATCTTATTATCCAGCTTTTAAATCTCAATCTCATTGATGAATACCAGTTTTGCATACACCCGGTTTTGACGGCCGGCGGCACAAGGCTTTTCGACGGTATTCGCCAAAGAATCCGGATGAATTTACTGCGTACAAAAACATTTAAAAACGGTGCTGTTATCCTGTATTATGAACCCGTTAACCAAGCACGGTGA
- a CDS encoding outer membrane beta-barrel family protein, with protein MKKNLIAAILLCGIFTHAQNATADTLKTKSIDEIVVTARKPTIESKADRTVFNVANSAILTGNSTWDVLRMTPLVNIDNNDNVQAEGNAVTVYINDRKSVFTGKELKEYLKTIAADNLMKIEVITTPSAKYETGGAVINIVLKRNENEGMKGSVSLGNSQSFKNSQATSGNLNYHRKGFTQSLNGSFNNTNSVNESFNENLIYADNSLRRVGSESNSTGKAPSLTSATEFELDEKNNLGLVVQYYGSTNSYDAVADGQYFLNSVLQNSYTNHINAHGSNLFAGSNLFYKFYDKEKNRILDVNTGFNYSADDNTRIQTTIWDPAAFEGIKTASENQNREYYIKVDYSQPVDKDGNLLEFGGKMNFRNNIMPFDYFNQLGNSWILDPDRTNTFGYVENLNSLYANFSKTFFKKLETRIGLRYEYINFTVKQDVGGIERTDSYGALLPDLLLKYSFNENYNLTATYKHSLWRPWFTEFNPFLMPMDNGIYQRGNMELEPNPNDRFGLKLGLHKKYFLSVNYNTTNQDYWTSYVVEDGKTIMMPATFYGRVNNYSLYANTNQNFLKNKLNVNFNLGLTYVDNSDFRQRNNFVGLQDYITNFSGSTNFSYTNLFSKNININGWMGLHSQNWGNSMGNKMNFFHSFGATKLFPATQMEAGIRFNNIFRRPGNDFITYSPIGTFRSVNKWDWYGAHLTFVKRFGNQKVKESSKTNVEKENGGGKG; from the coding sequence ATGAAAAAAAATCTGATTGCCGCTATCCTGCTTTGCGGGATCTTTACCCATGCGCAGAATGCCACGGCTGATACTTTAAAAACGAAGAGTATAGATGAAATTGTAGTAACGGCACGGAAACCGACGATTGAAAGCAAAGCGGACCGCACCGTGTTTAATGTGGCCAACAGTGCTATCCTGACCGGCAACAGTACCTGGGATGTACTGCGCATGACACCACTGGTGAACATAGACAATAATGACAATGTTCAGGCCGAAGGAAACGCAGTAACAGTTTACATTAACGACCGGAAATCGGTATTCACGGGCAAAGAGCTGAAGGAATACTTGAAGACTATTGCCGCCGACAATCTTATGAAGATTGAAGTCATTACCACACCCTCCGCCAAATATGAAACAGGCGGTGCGGTAATCAATATTGTGCTGAAGAGGAATGAAAATGAGGGTATGAAGGGCAGCGTTTCACTGGGAAATTCGCAGAGTTTCAAGAATTCTCAAGCGACCAGTGGCAACCTTAACTATCACCGTAAAGGTTTCACCCAGTCACTTAACGGAAGTTTCAACAATACCAACAGTGTAAACGAATCATTTAATGAAAACCTCATTTACGCGGACAATTCACTCAGGCGGGTCGGCAGCGAAAGCAACAGCACCGGTAAAGCACCATCTTTAACGTCTGCAACTGAGTTTGAACTGGATGAAAAGAACAATCTGGGACTTGTGGTACAGTATTACGGATCTACAAACAGCTATGACGCTGTGGCGGACGGTCAGTATTTCCTGAACAGTGTACTTCAGAATTCGTATACCAATCATATAAATGCCCACGGCAGCAACCTTTTTGCGGGCAGCAATCTCTTTTACAAGTTTTACGACAAGGAAAAAAACCGGATTCTGGATGTGAACACAGGCTTCAACTATTCTGCAGACGATAATACCAGAATACAGACAACAATATGGGATCCCGCTGCGTTTGAAGGTATAAAAACAGCTTCCGAAAACCAAAACCGCGAATACTATATTAAAGTGGACTATTCGCAGCCTGTAGACAAGGATGGCAATCTGCTGGAATTTGGCGGAAAAATGAATTTCCGGAACAATATTATGCCTTTTGATTATTTTAATCAGCTGGGCAATTCCTGGATTTTGGATCCCGACAGAACCAACACCTTTGGCTATGTTGAAAATCTGAACTCCCTTTATGCGAACTTCAGTAAGACCTTCTTTAAAAAACTTGAAACACGGATCGGATTACGGTATGAGTATATTAACTTCACGGTAAAACAGGATGTGGGCGGCATAGAAAGAACTGATTCCTACGGAGCCCTGTTGCCGGATCTACTTCTAAAATACTCCTTTAACGAAAACTACAATCTTACCGCAACTTACAAGCACAGTTTGTGGCGGCCCTGGTTTACGGAATTCAATCCTTTCCTGATGCCTATGGACAACGGGATTTACCAGCGCGGAAATATGGAACTGGAGCCAAACCCCAACGACCGTTTCGGGCTGAAACTGGGACTTCACAAGAAATATTTCCTCTCGGTCAATTACAATACCACCAATCAGGATTACTGGACGTCTTACGTTGTGGAAGACGGAAAGACCATCATGATGCCGGCCACCTTTTACGGCCGTGTAAACAACTATTCGCTGTACGCTAATACCAATCAGAACTTCCTGAAAAACAAACTGAATGTAAATTTCAACCTGGGACTTACGTATGTGGACAATAGTGATTTCAGACAGCGCAATAACTTTGTGGGTCTGCAGGATTACATTACCAACTTCAGCGGCTCAACAAATTTTTCGTATACCAATCTTTTCAGCAAAAACATCAACATCAACGGATGGATGGGCCTGCACTCCCAGAACTGGGGCAACTCCATGGGCAATAAAATGAACTTCTTCCACAGTTTCGGAGCCACCAAACTATTTCCTGCCACACAGATGGAAGCCGGAATCCGGTTCAATAATATCTTCCGCAGGCCCGGAAATGATTTCATCACGTATTCCCCCATCGGCACATTCCGAAGTGTAAATAAATGGGATTGGTATGGTGCGCACCTGACTTTTGTTAAGAGGTTTGGCAATCAGAAAGTGAAGGAAAGCAGCAAGACCAATGTGGAAAAGGAGAACGGTGGCGGTAAAGGCTGA
- a CDS encoding sulfite exporter TauE/SafE family protein has product MPQTEILIYLCLAAFAAGFIDAVVGGGGLIQTPLALAFLPNIPVAAVIGSLKVPAFCGTALATSQFLRKVKIDWKLLLLMALLAFISAFLGSRLLTVVSNEFMKPVLLFVLIVLAIYTIFKKDFGNAKEKKMPYHTAVINGCIASIAVGFYDGFIGPGTGTFFILAFVTLLGMDFLKANANAKLINLATNAGSICLFLIKGQIIWAIALPMAICNAAGGLVGAQLAIRKGNKFIWYLFIFILILSIGRFGYEVLFVEF; this is encoded by the coding sequence GTGCCCCAAACTGAAATACTGATTTACCTTTGCCTCGCAGCCTTTGCTGCGGGTTTTATTGACGCTGTGGTAGGTGGCGGTGGACTGATACAGACGCCACTGGCTTTGGCATTTCTGCCAAATATTCCCGTAGCTGCGGTAATAGGCTCACTAAAGGTTCCCGCTTTCTGCGGAACAGCTCTGGCAACATCACAGTTCCTCCGGAAGGTCAAAATCGACTGGAAGCTGCTGCTCCTGATGGCTCTGCTGGCTTTTATTTCAGCCTTCCTGGGTTCCCGGCTGCTTACCGTAGTCAGCAATGAGTTTATGAAACCGGTATTACTCTTTGTGCTGATAGTCCTGGCCATTTACACCATCTTTAAAAAGGATTTCGGGAATGCTAAAGAGAAGAAGATGCCGTACCACACCGCCGTCATCAATGGCTGCATCGCGAGTATTGCTGTTGGTTTTTACGACGGTTTCATTGGTCCCGGCACGGGGACTTTCTTCATTCTGGCATTCGTAACCCTACTGGGTATGGATTTCCTGAAGGCCAATGCCAATGCGAAGCTTATTAACCTGGCCACCAATGCCGGTTCCATCTGCCTGTTTCTTATTAAAGGTCAGATTATCTGGGCAATTGCGCTGCCGATGGCCATTTGTAATGCTGCAGGAGGACTTGTAGGCGCACAGTTAGCCATAAGGAAAGGCAATAAATTCATCTGGTACCTGTTTATCTTTATCCTGATCCTGTCCATTGGCCGGTTTGGATATGAGGTGCTTTTCGTGGAATTTTAA